The following proteins come from a genomic window of Alosa alosa isolate M-15738 ecotype Scorff River chromosome 2, AALO_Geno_1.1, whole genome shotgun sequence:
- the waif2 gene encoding wnt-activated inhibitory factor 2, which translates to MIADLLNSTLGAAGYSGYLGTQKDSVCFSNVKMGCTATWFFNPRGFEAFCPLKKLCICAALLGTVLLRVNAENCPWSCSCINSTATVSCLDSQETEIPGDIPPWVNVLILRGNNVSTLPEFAFTSNGTELELVTLLMSHNNIQTIEPYAFWGLPRLQLLDLSHNRLVAISEMAFYGLEGLRYLHLNDTLTAFGARQLSSALSTESLRNLHTLELSGNRLKTVPLARLDTLDLHALVLTNNFIEVIGKENVTNFNEFGNLNVFLAQNPFRCTCDIEAFYHWLKNSSQCPDSHRLLCAQPDGKRGIPVEKLHREDVDCRSAELEAVSYVFLGIVLALIGVVFLMVLYLNRKGIKRWLNNIREACRDQMEVYHYRYEQDSDPRLANVAV; encoded by the coding sequence GAAAATGGGATGTACAGCGACATGGTTTTTTAACCCGAGAGGTTTTGAAGCGTTTTGTCCTCTTAAAAAACTATGTATTTGTGCCGCTTTGTTGGGCACAGTTCTACTACGAGTTAACGCGGAGAACTGTCCATGGTCCTGCTCTTGTATCAACAGCACGGCGACGGTGTCCTGCCTAGATTCTCAAGAGACCGAGATACCTGGGGACATACCACCGTGGGTTAACGTTTTAATTCTTAGGGGCAACAATGTCTCCACGTTACCTGAATTCGCGTTTACCTCCAATGGGACCGAACTGGAGCTAGTCACTTTGCTTATGTCTCATAACAACATTCAAACAATTGAACCCTATGCATTTTGGGGACTTCCTCGCCTTCAGCTGTTGGATTTAAGTCATAACCGACTCGTTGCTATATCCGAAATGGCTTTCTATGGGTTGGAAGGGCTGCGGTATCTGCACCTGAATGACACCCTCACAGCTTTTGGCGCAAGACAGTTGTCCAGCGCGCTGTCCACTGAAAGTCTCCGCAACCTCCACACGCTGGAGTTGTCAGGGAACAGACTGAAAACTGTTCCCTTGGCAAGACTTGATACACTTGATTTACACGCTCTCGTGTTGACTAACAATTTCATTGAGGTAATAGGTAAAGAGAACGTCACAAATTTTAACGAGTTCGGGAACCTTAACGTATTCCTGGCTCAGAATCCGTTTAGATGCACCTGTGACATCGAGGCGTTTTACCACTGGCTAAAAAACTCGTCTCAGTGCCCAGACTCGCACCGCCTGCTGTGCGCTCAGCCGGACGGGAAAAGGGGGATCCCGGTGGAGAAACTTCACCGCGAGGACGTGGATTGTCGAAGCGCGGAGTTAGAGGCAGTTTCCTATGTCTTTCTAGGCATAGTTCTTGCTCTGATTGGAGTGGTGTTCTTGATGGTGTTGTATTTAAACAGAAAGGGTATCAAACGATGGCTAAACAACATTCGCGAAGCTTGTCGAGATCAAATGGAAGTGTACCATTATCGCTACGAGCAGGATTCGGACCCAAGGTTGGCCAACGTGGCGGTCTGA